Within Aspergillus oryzae RIB40 DNA, chromosome 2, the genomic segment ACAAAGCCAACGGGGACAGAGTGGGGCTTGTAGATGGGCTGGTCGAGCCTATGGAATTACAAAACACGGCATTTGGTGACATTGACATCGAGATGGATTACTCGGGAGCTCAACTTTGGGACTGGTTTAACAAGAACCAGGCCTTCATGAGGATGCTGGAGGATACATAGAACAGGATACTGATCAATGAAAAGGTCAATGGAAGTGAAAGCCAGCAGTTATAAGGAACCATGCCGTTCTAAACTTACCCCGAGCGTGGGATGTTCTGATGTCCCAGGGATGCACATCTACAGCCAGACATCGCTGCCAGCTTCCTACAACCATGGATCCAGATATCAGGGGTAGTATTTTCGAATCCCTTTTAGCGCTATATGGTCTAGTGGACGATAAGGTGTAGACCAGTGATGTTGAGAAGATAGgttttgttccttcttttatatCGGACGATTACAAGATCATCAGCCGTATAGATGGTGATTTAGTGTCGAAACTTAGACAGTATTTTCCCTTTCAGGTTCAATTATAGTCCCTCAGGGATATTTCAGTAGCAGAGAGTTCATTGACAACATCGATATTGTGGGATATGGCGCAAGATGAGTGCCAGATGGTCCACCATAAGCATGCCCCAAATAGGCAGTtcatcgttttcttttcatgcAAGAGGATATCACACAGCTTCTTAGGAAGATCTTTACCTGGTACAGAGCTGTGCTAAGAGAGTGTGCCTCCTACATCTCACTTTCATTTGTATCTGGTCATGTCAGCAACCAGATATGGAACCCGGACCACTATCCAGGTCTGCTTGCCTGTGATTCTCGAACAGGTCACTCTAGCCTGTGGCGAAACGTCGATTAGGTTAAAAAGCGCTATGTATGTGACCAGTCTGGTTTAGGTTTGTCGATCTGCTCTGATTCCCTGATTTACTTGGTTATCTAGGTGGGCAGGGGAATGCATCAAATCGAGATCAACGCTCGGATACGTAGACTTATCCCATGAAGAGGTAAGAGATGAGTATACTTTGAATGTGGATTCAACTTTGGCCACGGTGTGAAGGCATCGCCATTTAATAAAGAAAGCGTATAGCGCCAAAGTAACAACAGACAAAAGCGCAACTAGAGAACAAATCCAAGCCCCAAACCAGACCCCCATGAAACTACAAGAACACCACGCTAATAGGAAAATATGGATTTCTGCTTTTCCGGCAAGCCCAAAGTCGCCCGCAGGCCATCCTCGCGACTCGTCTGCGCCTTGGGCACAAATCGTGCCAGCCCCAGTGAGCTGCGTTCCAGCCGAGGCACCATGCCGTCGATCACGTCGATTGTAAAGTTGTCGATGTTCATCTGGTCCTCGGACCGAATGATCTGGCGAGCCTGGATGGTGGTGAGAGTGCGTCGTTCGTCGGCCGATAAGCTGGCATGGAGCTCCCTCAGTGCGCCCTCAGTGCCATTCTGCGAGTTGATCGCGGCCACCTTCGTCATCACGGCGTCTTGCTCGTCGGTACTAGCGGTTTGGAACGCCTGCACGCAGAACTCGATTGTCTGGGCGATCTCAGCTTGGGTGAGATTCTTGTCCACGTCGGCTGTGCCTTGGATGACTATTCACCGAGTTAGTGTACGGTTTCAAAGGACAGTACGGGACAAGAGCTTACTTGGTCGGAAGAAGTCAAATGCACGATTGAAGCTGTCCTCGTCGAAGTCGGTCAACACAGGCTTCTCACGGTCAGAGATCTGTTTCAGTGCACTCATGACCACCAGCAGAAAACGGGTATAGCCCTCGGCCACCTTTTTAGAGTGCCAGCTGACGGCAGCCTGTTCGTCGCAATCACCTCGCTGGGCAGCTCGGATAGTCAGGGCGGCTGATAGTCCACTAGCAAGGGCTAGGTGGACTccggatgagaagaaagggtCAATGAAGCAACCGGCATCACCCACAATTCGTAGGTAAGGACTGGCGTAGCTCGAAGCGTTGTAGGACCAGTCGGATGCTGACTTGAGGTCTGACTGTAACTCGGCCTTATCGAGAAGCTGCCAGACTCCGGGGGTGTTTTTGATAGTGTTCAAGTAAAGATCCTTTGTTGTTGCGCCAGTCTCGCGCTTTTTTGCGGTTGCAGCTTCCTGGTTCATAACGACGCCGATGGACGTCGTGCCATTGTGCAAGGGAATGAGCCAGACCCATCCGCTTCCATCTACAAGGTCATCGTGAGCTAAGCCGACTGAAAAGATACCACTGGTTTGACAGTGTACATACCTTCGATAGCCTCAAAGTACGGATCCCCTTCACGAGGAGTTCCGACTCCGTACGAACCCGCGTTGCTCCAATAACCCCAGCTGGCGACGTTCTTGAGACCCTGGTTGTACCTGCGATTCTTCATATACTTGGTGCTAACCAGGCCAGCCCGTCCAGTGGCATCAATCAGATATTCGAAGGTGATCGATCCCTTTCCGCCCGTGGCCTTGCACGACCAAGTTGCGGAAACGGGACGTCCCAGCTCAGACAGTGATGGGTCGACAGTCAGTCCGTCAATCTGTTCAAATTCAATGCTGTTCACCTTCACTCCATCGAACACTTGGGCGCCGTTCTCCCCTGCATGCTTGAACATGAGGTGATCGGCTTCGGACCGCACGACGTTCCATGCATGGCTCCCCGGACCCCCGGCGGCGATGAAGTCGGTGTCTATAGCTTGTTAATGCAACCACCACTTTCCGACTTCTGGCGGGATTCCTTACAAGCTTCCGGCTTGGAGTTGAGTTTAAAAGCAGCGCCATTCTATAGAACATTGGTTATGTTGGCTATCTCAAGTAGGCCATAAAAGAGGTGAAACCAACCTTGTTCACAAAGCCATAGCTGTCGAACTTGGAGTCCAGGTCAATAAAACGAAGGAAGTGTCGGATTGATGGCAACATGCTCTCGCCAATATGGTATCTGGGAAACACATCGGCTTCCAGGAGGACGGTGTCCACTCCCTCACGGGCCAACGCCGCCGCGGCGTAAGAGCCAGCTGGACCGCCTCCCACGACAAGCACTGTGCACCGGTTTGGAATAGACATTGTGATTATTGTTACTGAGCTTGGTGATATGGATCTGGGGTACCGAGGTGGCATAGGTC encodes:
- a CDS encoding NAD(P)/FAD-dependent oxidoreductase (predicted protein) encodes the protein MSIPNRCTVLVVGGGPAGSYAAAALAREGVDTVLLEADVFPRYHIGESMLPSIRHFLRFIDLDSKFDSYGFVNKNGAAFKLNSKPEAYTDFIAAGGPGSHAWNVVRSEADHLMFKHAGENGAQVFDGVKVNSIEFEQIDGLTVDPSLSELGRPVSATWSCKATGGKGSITFEYLIDATGRAGLVSTKYMKNRRYNQGLKNVASWGYWSNAGSYGVGTPREGDPYFEAIEDGSGWVWLIPLHNGTTSIGVVMNQEAATAKKRETGATTKDLYLNTIKNTPGVWQLLDKAELQSDLKSASDWSYNASSYASPYLRIVGDAGCFIDPFFSSGVHLALASGLSAALTIRAAQRGDCDEQAAVSWHSKKVAEGYTRFLLVVMSALKQISDREKPVLTDFDEDSFNRAFDFFRPIIQGTADVDKNLTQAEIAQTIEFCVQAFQTASTDEQDAVMTKVAAINSQNGTEGALRELHASLSADERRTLTTIQARQIIRSEDQMNIDNFTIDVIDGMVPRLERSSLGLARFVPKAQTSREDGLRATLGLPEKQKSIFSY